A window of Enoplosus armatus isolate fEnoArm2 chromosome 3, fEnoArm2.hap1, whole genome shotgun sequence contains these coding sequences:
- the stx16 gene encoding syntaxin-16 isoform X2, producing the protein MATRRLTDAFLLMRNNAIQNRQILAEQVSTYDPRLSTRSNAAELDELADDRMALVSGISLDPEAAIGVTRKLPPKWIEGVDEIQYEITRVRQKMKDLALLHDKHMNRPTLDDSSEEEHAIEITTQEITQMFHRCQRAVTGLQSRCGHCTEQEERLLRNVVSSLAQSLQELSTNFRHTQSSYLKRMKNREERSKHFFDSGPLMEEDEDLAVYDKGFTDDQLMLVEENTVMVEEREREIRQIVQSISDLNEIFRDLAGMVVEQGTVLDRIDFNVEQACVKTEDGLKQLQKAEQYQKKNRKMLVILILFIIVIVLIIILFGTKF; encoded by the exons ATGGCCACTAGGCGTCTGACCGATGCCTTCTTGTTAATGCGGAACAATGCGATCCAAAACCGGCAGATATTGGCTGAGCAAGTGAGTACATACGACCCCCGTCTGAGTACACGTAGCAATGCTGCG GAGCTTGATGAG ttggCCGATGATCGAATGGCCCTGGTGTCAGGAATTAGTCTGGATCCTGAAGCTGCCATCGGAGTCACCAGGAAACTGCCCCCCAAATGGATAGAAGGGGTTGATGAG ATTCAGTATGAAATCACGCGGGTTCGGCAGAAGATGAAGGACCTGGCCTTACTTCATGACAAGCATATGAATCGTCCCACACTTGATGACAGTAGTGAGGAAGAGCATGCCATAGAAATCACTACGCAGGAGATTACACAG atgtttcatcGATGCCAGCGAGCTGTGACGGGTTTGCAGTCTCGTTGTGGCCACTGCACCGAGCAGGAGGAGAGGCTTTTGAGAAACGTGGTCTCGTCACTGGCACAGAGCCTGCAGGAGCTGTCCACCAATTTCAGGCACACACAGTCCAGCTACCTAAAAC GTATGAAGAACCGTGAGGAAAGATCAAAGCACTTTTTTGACTCTGGACCCCTAatggaagaagatgaagatttAGCTGTATATGACAAG GGGTTCACAGACGACCAGCTGATGCTGGTTGAAGAGAACACAGTTATGGTTGAAGAACGAGAGAGGGAGATCCGACAAATAGTTCAGTCCATCTCAGATCTGAATGAGATTTTCCGGGACTTGGCTGGAATGGTGGTGGAACAG GGCACCGTTCTTGACCGAATTGACTTCAATGTGGAGCAGGCTTGTGTTAAAACAGAAGATGGATTGAAACAGTTACAAAAG gcGGAACAGTatcagaagaaaaacagaaagatgctGGTCATTTTGATCCTCTTTATCATAGTCATTGTTctaattattattctttttggAACCAAGTTTTAA
- the dgkab gene encoding diacylglycerol kinase, alpha b encodes MASSDDTEGSLTPVDFIQLQHYMEYSSLRVKDVIKEFHPGGRLAQHSFGECVDAVGFCLFLKTYLEVEDFPADFCQRLFHYFQHVEQDGPSKSPLPKAGGVFLRDVSCYFSVLEEGQPREKLEFTFKLYDKDGNGLLDSSEVDRIITQMMRAADYLGWDVTELRPVLKDMMTAIDVDDSETVTLEEWVKGGMNNVPLLVLLGLKMTERDGQHIWRMKHFNKPTYCSVCQSMLLGLGKQGLCCTCCKYTVHSQCANKNPEPCARTFVKSKKEIDVAAHDWIRVDCNSTKCQVCHKKIKTLVGRRCVWCQEMRHDECVFSGLSACDCGPLRDHILPPWAIYAVSKEEDTSLLNVTPDGHILQIVPVPDTHPLLVFVNPKSGGKQGERVLRKFQYLLNPRQVYNLSNGGPAPGLHFFHNLHEYRILVCGGDGTVGWLLDAIDKADLQVHPPVAVLPLGTGNDLARCLRWGGGYEGSDLREILKEIEASELIAMDRWSIQVIPDDPQEAGDPVPYEIINNYFSIGVDASIAHRFHSMREKHPQRFNSRMKNKLWYFEFATSETISASCKKLKECLMIECCGRSLDLSSMSLEGIAVLNIPSMHGGSNLWGESKKPDGVPEVEHSEVITDPELLKTISQDMSDKRLEVVGLEGAIEMGQIYTGLKSAGHRLAQTSQITIRTIKALPMQIDGEPWMQPPCTIHITHKNQANMLMAAPTKPSGFFHLK; translated from the exons ATGGCCTCGTCTGACGACACAGAGGGGTCTCTGACTCCTGTGGATTTTATCCAGCTTCAGCATTACATGGAAT ACAGCAGTCTGAGGGTGAAAGATGTGATTAAGGAGTTTCACCCTGGCGGGCGGCTGGCCCAGCACAGCTTTGGGGAG TGCGTCGATGCAGTGGGATTCTGTCTCTTCCTCAAGACCTACCTAGAAGTGGAAGACTTCCCTGCAGATTTCTGCCAGCgcctttttcactattttcaacATGTAGAGCAGGACGGGCCCTCAAAGAGCCCTCTGCCCAAAGCAG gtgGGGTCTTTCTCCGTGATGTGTCCTGTTACTTCTCAGTGCTGGAGGAGGGACAGCCCCGGGAGAAGCTCGAAT tTACTTTCAAACTTTACGATAAAGACGGCAACGGACTCCTGGACAGCTCA GAGGTGGATCGTATAATCACCCAGATGATGCGAGCTGCTGATTACCTGGGCTGGGACGTGACTGAACTCAGACCA GTGCTCAAGGACATGATGACAGCGATCGATGTGGACGACAGTGAGACTGTCACTCTGGAGGAATGGGTGAAGGGAGGCATGAACAACGTGCCTTTACTTGTTCTGCTTGGACTGAAG ATGACCGAGAGGGACGGGCAGCATATTTGGAGGATGAAGCACTTTAACAAGCCGACctactgcagtgtgtgtcagagcatGCTGCTCGGGCTCGGGAAGCAGGGACTCTGCTGCACTT gttgCAAGTACACCGTCCACAGTCAGTGTGCCAACAAGAATCCTGAACCTTGTGCTCGCACCTTTGTCAAATCTAAAAAGGAGATTGAT GTGGCAGCTCACGACTGGATCAGAGTTGACTGTAACTCCACCAAGTGTCAGGTCTGCCACAAGAAGATCAAAACTTTAGTGGGGAGGCGTTGTGTGTGGTGCCAGGAGATG CGCCATGatgagtgtgttttctctggctTATCGGCCTGTGATTGTGGGCCCCTAAGAGATCATATACTGCCTCCGTGGGCCATATACGCCGTCTCAAAG gaggaggacacCAGCTTGTTAAATGTCACCCCTGATGGCCACATCCTGCAG ATTGTTCCTGTTCCAGACACCCACCCTCTGCTGGTGTTTGTAAAcccaaaaagtggaggaaagCAGGGTGAACG AGTGCTCAGGAAGTTTCAGTACCTGTTGAACCCACGTCAAGTGTACAACCTGTCCAACGGAGGTCCTGCACCAGG ACTACACTTCTTCCACAATCTGCATGAGTACAGGATCTTGGTGTGTGGAGGAGATGGCACCGTCGGGTGGCTCCTGGATGCTATAG ACAAAGCAGACCTCCAGGTGCATCCTCCAGTAGCAGTCCTGCCTCTGGGCACCGGGAATGACCTGGCTCGCTGTCTACGCTGGGGAGGAG GCTACGAGGGGTCAGACTTGAGAGAGATCCTGAAGGAAATCGAAGCTAGCGAGTTGATTGCCATGGACCGCTGGAGCATCCAGGTGATACCAGACGACCCCCAAGAGGCCGGAGACCCCGTGCCCTACGAGATCATCAACAACTACTTTTCTATTGGAGTG GATGCCTCTATCGCTCATCGTTTCCACTCCATGAGAGAGAAACACCCCCAGAGGTTCAACAGCAG AATGAAGAACAAACTTTGGTACTTTGAGTTTGCCACTTCTGAGACCATCTCTGCCTCTTGCAAGAAGCTGAAGGAGTGTCTCATGATTGAG TGCTGTGGGAGATCTCTGGACCTGAGCAGCATGTCTCTGGAGGGCATAGCTGTCCTCAACATACCCAGCATGCACGGAGGCTCCAACCTCTGGGGCGAGTCCAAGAAGCCTGATGGTGTGCCAGAGGTGGAGCACAGTGAGGTTATCACTGACCCTGAACTTCTTAAAACAATTTCACAAG ATATGAGTGATAAGCGTTTGGAGGTGGTGGGGCTGGAAGGAGCCATAGAGATGGGACAGATCTACACTGGCCTGAAGAGCGCCGGGCACAGACTGGCACAGACTTCTCAAATTACCATCAG GACAATCAAAGCCCTGCCCATGCAAATCGATGGGGAACCCTGGATGCAGCCTCCATGTACT ATCCACATAACTCACAAGAAccaagctaacatgctgatggcTGCACCAACAAAACCATCCGGCTTCTTTCACCTCAAGTAG
- the stx16 gene encoding syntaxin-16 isoform X4 — protein MATRRLTDAFLLMRNNAIQNRQILAEQELDELADDRMALVSGISLDPEAAIGVTRKLPPKWIEGVDEIQYEITRVRQKMKDLALLHDKHMNRPTLDDSSEEEHAIEITTQEITQMFHRCQRAVTGLQSRCGHCTEQEERLLRNVVSSLAQSLQELSTNFRHTQSSYLKRMKNREERSKHFFDSGPLMEEDEDLAVYDKGFTDDQLMLVEENTVMVEEREREIRQIVQSISDLNEIFRDLAGMVVEQGTVLDRIDFNVEQACVKTEDGLKQLQKAEQYQKKNRKMLVILILFIIVIVLIIILFGTKF, from the exons ATGGCCACTAGGCGTCTGACCGATGCCTTCTTGTTAATGCGGAACAATGCGATCCAAAACCGGCAGATATTGGCTGAGCAA GAGCTTGATGAG ttggCCGATGATCGAATGGCCCTGGTGTCAGGAATTAGTCTGGATCCTGAAGCTGCCATCGGAGTCACCAGGAAACTGCCCCCCAAATGGATAGAAGGGGTTGATGAG ATTCAGTATGAAATCACGCGGGTTCGGCAGAAGATGAAGGACCTGGCCTTACTTCATGACAAGCATATGAATCGTCCCACACTTGATGACAGTAGTGAGGAAGAGCATGCCATAGAAATCACTACGCAGGAGATTACACAG atgtttcatcGATGCCAGCGAGCTGTGACGGGTTTGCAGTCTCGTTGTGGCCACTGCACCGAGCAGGAGGAGAGGCTTTTGAGAAACGTGGTCTCGTCACTGGCACAGAGCCTGCAGGAGCTGTCCACCAATTTCAGGCACACACAGTCCAGCTACCTAAAAC GTATGAAGAACCGTGAGGAAAGATCAAAGCACTTTTTTGACTCTGGACCCCTAatggaagaagatgaagatttAGCTGTATATGACAAG GGGTTCACAGACGACCAGCTGATGCTGGTTGAAGAGAACACAGTTATGGTTGAAGAACGAGAGAGGGAGATCCGACAAATAGTTCAGTCCATCTCAGATCTGAATGAGATTTTCCGGGACTTGGCTGGAATGGTGGTGGAACAG GGCACCGTTCTTGACCGAATTGACTTCAATGTGGAGCAGGCTTGTGTTAAAACAGAAGATGGATTGAAACAGTTACAAAAG gcGGAACAGTatcagaagaaaaacagaaagatgctGGTCATTTTGATCCTCTTTATCATAGTCATTGTTctaattattattctttttggAACCAAGTTTTAA
- the stx16 gene encoding syntaxin-16 isoform X1 gives MATRRLTDAFLLMRNNAIQNRQILAEQVSTYDPRLSTRSNAALADDRMALVSGISLDPEAAIGVTRKLPPKWIEGVDEIQYEITRVRQKMKDLALLHDKHMNRPTLDDSSEEEHAIEITTQEITQMFHRCQRAVTGLQSRCGHCTEQEERLLRNVVSSLAQSLQELSTNFRHTQSSYLKRMKNREERSKHFFDSGPLMEEDEDLAVYDKGFTDDQLMLVEENTVMVEEREREIRQIVQSISDLNEIFRDLAGMVVEQGTVLDRIDFNVEQACVKTEDGLKQLQKAEQYQKKNRKMLVILILFIIVIVLIIILFGTKF, from the exons ATGGCCACTAGGCGTCTGACCGATGCCTTCTTGTTAATGCGGAACAATGCGATCCAAAACCGGCAGATATTGGCTGAGCAAGTGAGTACATACGACCCCCGTCTGAGTACACGTAGCAATGCTGCG ttggCCGATGATCGAATGGCCCTGGTGTCAGGAATTAGTCTGGATCCTGAAGCTGCCATCGGAGTCACCAGGAAACTGCCCCCCAAATGGATAGAAGGGGTTGATGAG ATTCAGTATGAAATCACGCGGGTTCGGCAGAAGATGAAGGACCTGGCCTTACTTCATGACAAGCATATGAATCGTCCCACACTTGATGACAGTAGTGAGGAAGAGCATGCCATAGAAATCACTACGCAGGAGATTACACAG atgtttcatcGATGCCAGCGAGCTGTGACGGGTTTGCAGTCTCGTTGTGGCCACTGCACCGAGCAGGAGGAGAGGCTTTTGAGAAACGTGGTCTCGTCACTGGCACAGAGCCTGCAGGAGCTGTCCACCAATTTCAGGCACACACAGTCCAGCTACCTAAAAC GTATGAAGAACCGTGAGGAAAGATCAAAGCACTTTTTTGACTCTGGACCCCTAatggaagaagatgaagatttAGCTGTATATGACAAG GGGTTCACAGACGACCAGCTGATGCTGGTTGAAGAGAACACAGTTATGGTTGAAGAACGAGAGAGGGAGATCCGACAAATAGTTCAGTCCATCTCAGATCTGAATGAGATTTTCCGGGACTTGGCTGGAATGGTGGTGGAACAG GGCACCGTTCTTGACCGAATTGACTTCAATGTGGAGCAGGCTTGTGTTAAAACAGAAGATGGATTGAAACAGTTACAAAAG gcGGAACAGTatcagaagaaaaacagaaagatgctGGTCATTTTGATCCTCTTTATCATAGTCATTGTTctaattattattctttttggAACCAAGTTTTAA
- the LOC139283384 gene encoding EEF1A lysine methyltransferase 3-like: protein MICAEDEDDPFPVDDCLFAETFSQDTVYSLAGQELKIRQVFGANLGVAAPVWEAALHLCCYFGEQSVELRGKRIIELGAGTGVVGILAARLGAGVTLTDLPLALPHLQANVSANMPSSGWPTTPPTVLPLSWGEDHMNFPSDWDLVLCADIIYLPETYPLLVETLAHLCKNGAVVYLSSKMRKEHRTPAFYEECLPSRFNVELVHRDDKQNINIYRASIKKDQ, encoded by the exons ATGATTTGTGCAGAGGATGAAGACGACCCTTTCCCTGTTGACGACTGTCTGTttgctgaaacattttctcaagATACCGTTTACAGTTTAGCCGGTCAAGAGCTGAAGATAAGACAGGTGTTTGGTGCCAACCTCGGCGTGGCTGCACCGGTCTGGGAAGCA gcgTTACACCTGTGCTGTTACTTCGGGGAGCAGTCGGTGGAGTTGAGAGGAAAGCGCATCATAGAGCTGGGAGCAGGGACTGGGGTGGTCGGTATCTTGGCAGCACGCCTCG GTGCAGGTGTGACCCTCACAGACCTTCCTTTGGCTCTCCCTCACCTTCAGGCCAACGTCTCTGCTAACATGCCATCCAGCGGTTGGCCTACCACTCCTCCCACCGTCCTCCCTCTGTCGTGGGGTGAGGACCACATGAACTTCCCTTCTGACTGGGACCTGGTGCTTTGTGCAGATATAATTTACCTCCCAGAGACTTACCCACTGCTAGTGGAGACACTAGCTCATTTGTGCAAGAACGGAGCCGTGGTATATCTCTCGTCCAAAATGCGAAAAGAGCACAGGACTCCAGCTTTCTATGAGGAATGTCTGCCAAGTAGATTTAATGTGGAGCTTGTGCACCGtgatgacaaacaaaacattaatatataCAGGGCATCTATAAAGAAAGACCAGTGA
- the stx16 gene encoding syntaxin-16 isoform X3: MATRRLTDAFLLMRNNAIQNRQILAEQLADDRMALVSGISLDPEAAIGVTRKLPPKWIEGVDEIQYEITRVRQKMKDLALLHDKHMNRPTLDDSSEEEHAIEITTQEITQMFHRCQRAVTGLQSRCGHCTEQEERLLRNVVSSLAQSLQELSTNFRHTQSSYLKRMKNREERSKHFFDSGPLMEEDEDLAVYDKGFTDDQLMLVEENTVMVEEREREIRQIVQSISDLNEIFRDLAGMVVEQGTVLDRIDFNVEQACVKTEDGLKQLQKAEQYQKKNRKMLVILILFIIVIVLIIILFGTKF; encoded by the exons ATGGCCACTAGGCGTCTGACCGATGCCTTCTTGTTAATGCGGAACAATGCGATCCAAAACCGGCAGATATTGGCTGAGCAA ttggCCGATGATCGAATGGCCCTGGTGTCAGGAATTAGTCTGGATCCTGAAGCTGCCATCGGAGTCACCAGGAAACTGCCCCCCAAATGGATAGAAGGGGTTGATGAG ATTCAGTATGAAATCACGCGGGTTCGGCAGAAGATGAAGGACCTGGCCTTACTTCATGACAAGCATATGAATCGTCCCACACTTGATGACAGTAGTGAGGAAGAGCATGCCATAGAAATCACTACGCAGGAGATTACACAG atgtttcatcGATGCCAGCGAGCTGTGACGGGTTTGCAGTCTCGTTGTGGCCACTGCACCGAGCAGGAGGAGAGGCTTTTGAGAAACGTGGTCTCGTCACTGGCACAGAGCCTGCAGGAGCTGTCCACCAATTTCAGGCACACACAGTCCAGCTACCTAAAAC GTATGAAGAACCGTGAGGAAAGATCAAAGCACTTTTTTGACTCTGGACCCCTAatggaagaagatgaagatttAGCTGTATATGACAAG GGGTTCACAGACGACCAGCTGATGCTGGTTGAAGAGAACACAGTTATGGTTGAAGAACGAGAGAGGGAGATCCGACAAATAGTTCAGTCCATCTCAGATCTGAATGAGATTTTCCGGGACTTGGCTGGAATGGTGGTGGAACAG GGCACCGTTCTTGACCGAATTGACTTCAATGTGGAGCAGGCTTGTGTTAAAACAGAAGATGGATTGAAACAGTTACAAAAG gcGGAACAGTatcagaagaaaaacagaaagatgctGGTCATTTTGATCCTCTTTATCATAGTCATTGTTctaattattattctttttggAACCAAGTTTTAA